In Corallococcus silvisoli, one DNA window encodes the following:
- a CDS encoding ABC transporter ATP-binding protein, whose product MSAVTASGDALLQASGVSIRFGGLKALTDFNLTVRQGDLLGLIGPNGAGKSTAFNVLTGVYPPTEGEVRVAGQRVNGWVPHQINHLGLARTFQNIRLFRALTALDNVKVACRAQGALHPVRLGPVAKAGTALRNYRDWWRALLLTPGFQAEERELTRQAEHLLEVMGLSHRRDEEAKNLPYGEQRRLEIARALGTRPRVLLLDEPAAGMNTREKADLMVLIRRLRDEFSLGVLVIEHDMKLVMGICEHITVLDHGETIARGAPAEVRSDRKVIEAYLGDSYLESHGGAA is encoded by the coding sequence ATGAGCGCCGTCACGGCATCAGGAGACGCGCTGCTCCAGGCGTCCGGCGTGAGCATCCGCTTCGGGGGCCTCAAGGCCCTGACGGACTTCAACCTCACCGTGCGCCAGGGGGACCTCCTGGGCCTCATCGGGCCCAACGGCGCGGGCAAGTCCACCGCGTTCAACGTGCTGACCGGCGTGTACCCGCCCACCGAGGGCGAGGTGCGCGTGGCCGGGCAGCGGGTGAACGGCTGGGTGCCGCACCAAATCAACCACCTGGGGCTGGCGCGCACGTTCCAGAACATCCGCCTGTTCCGCGCGCTCACCGCGCTGGACAACGTGAAGGTGGCCTGCCGCGCGCAGGGGGCGCTGCACCCGGTGCGGCTGGGCCCCGTGGCGAAGGCGGGCACGGCGCTGCGCAACTACCGCGACTGGTGGCGCGCGCTGCTGCTCACCCCCGGCTTCCAGGCGGAGGAGCGCGAGCTGACGCGTCAGGCGGAGCACCTGCTGGAGGTGATGGGCCTGTCGCACCGCCGCGACGAGGAGGCGAAGAACCTGCCCTACGGCGAACAGCGCCGCCTGGAGATCGCCCGCGCGCTGGGGACGCGGCCCCGGGTGCTGCTGCTGGATGAGCCCGCGGCGGGCATGAACACCCGGGAGAAGGCGGACCTGATGGTGCTCATCCGCCGGCTGCGCGACGAGTTCTCGCTGGGGGTGCTGGTCATCGAGCACGACATGAAGCTGGTGATGGGCATCTGCGAGCACATCACCGTGCTGGACCACGGGGAGACCATCGCCCGCGGCGCCCCGGCCGAGGTGCGCAGCGACCGCAAGGTCATCGAGGCGTACCTGGGCGACAGCTACCTGGAATCCCACGGAGGCGCGGCGTGA
- a CDS encoding branched-chain amino acid ABC transporter permease gives MAAPGATLLSDDTTGPIPPALRGILPVLLALPVLALAEVLLGASPFATYLLSVVGVNIILAVSLNIVNGMTGQFSIGHAGFMAVGAYIAGVTSLSLKEVALSFLPVAASDQVLFIVALLAGGACAALCGFLVGLPSLRLRGDYLAIVTLGFGEIIRVVVQNTEAFGRALGLSGIPQYSSVAMVYFWVFLVVLVARRIAGSSHGRSLWAIREDEVAAEAMGVDTTGYKVRAFVISSFFAGIAGGLFAHFVPIINPGSFTFVKSMEIVVMVVLGGLGSTTGAIVAAIFLTLLPEGLRSLFGALGAEGSLAQKVDQIRMPVYGILLVVLMLLRPQGLFGTKELWDVLPRWFSRKKKGLT, from the coding sequence ATGGCGGCCCCTGGCGCGACGCTCCTCTCCGACGACACCACGGGCCCCATCCCCCCGGCCCTGCGCGGCATCCTGCCCGTGCTCCTCGCGCTGCCGGTGCTGGCGCTGGCCGAAGTGCTGTTGGGCGCCTCTCCCTTCGCCACGTACCTGCTGTCCGTGGTGGGGGTGAACATCATCCTCGCGGTGAGCCTCAACATCGTGAACGGCATGACGGGCCAGTTCTCCATTGGCCACGCGGGCTTCATGGCGGTGGGCGCGTACATCGCCGGCGTCACGTCGCTGTCGCTCAAGGAGGTGGCGCTGTCCTTCCTGCCGGTGGCCGCCAGCGACCAGGTGCTCTTCATCGTGGCGCTGCTCGCGGGCGGCGCCTGCGCGGCGCTGTGCGGCTTCCTGGTGGGCCTGCCTTCGCTGCGGCTGCGCGGGGACTACCTGGCCATCGTCACGCTGGGCTTCGGGGAGATCATCCGCGTGGTGGTGCAGAACACGGAGGCCTTCGGCCGCGCGCTGGGCCTGTCCGGCATCCCGCAGTACTCCAGCGTGGCCATGGTGTACTTCTGGGTCTTCCTGGTGGTGCTGGTGGCCCGGCGCATCGCGGGCTCCAGCCACGGCCGCAGCCTGTGGGCCATCCGCGAGGACGAGGTCGCCGCGGAGGCCATGGGCGTGGACACCACCGGCTACAAGGTCCGCGCGTTCGTCATCTCGTCGTTCTTCGCGGGCATCGCGGGCGGCCTGTTCGCCCACTTCGTGCCCATCATCAACCCGGGCTCGTTCACCTTCGTGAAGTCCATGGAGATCGTCGTCATGGTGGTGCTGGGCGGCCTGGGCTCCACCACGGGCGCCATCGTCGCGGCCATCTTCCTCACGCTGCTGCCGGAGGGCCTGCGCTCGCTGTTCGGCGCGCTGGGCGCGGAGGGCAGCCTGGCGCAGAAGGTGGATCAGATCCGCATGCCCGTGTACGGCATCCTGCTGGTGGTGCTGATGCTGCTGCGCCCGCAGGGCCTGTTCGGCACCAAGGAGCTCTGGGACGTGCTGCCCCGCTGGTTTTCGCGGAAGAAGAAGGGGCTGACATGA
- a CDS encoding branched-chain amino acid ABC transporter permease — translation MSQLLQHLINGLAAGTIYALVALGYTMVYGVLKLINFAHGDVMMVGVYMGYATAFALGREAQRSLWGVVVIFAVAMVGCALLGFLIERFAYRPLREKPRLTALITAIGISFALSYGFQLDIGFLPGASPRAFPEVIVPSEWFIVGDRDVVVWNWQVISFLIAVGLMAALQFLVYRTRFGKAMRAVSWDHRTAALMGIPTDRIIALTFMLSSALAAGAGLLYAIKDTSVSPLMGLYVGLKAFVAAVIGGIGNVPGAVVGALLLGLVEEFVVGYAASTWRDAVAFGFLILVLLVKPGGLFGRVAAEKV, via the coding sequence ATGTCGCAGCTCCTCCAGCACCTCATCAACGGTCTGGCCGCCGGTACCATCTACGCCCTGGTCGCCCTGGGCTACACGATGGTGTACGGCGTCCTCAAGCTCATCAACTTCGCCCATGGCGACGTGATGATGGTCGGCGTCTACATGGGGTACGCGACCGCCTTCGCCCTCGGGCGAGAGGCGCAGCGGTCCTTGTGGGGCGTGGTCGTCATCTTCGCGGTGGCCATGGTGGGGTGCGCGCTGCTCGGCTTCCTCATCGAACGCTTCGCCTACCGCCCGCTGCGCGAGAAGCCGCGCCTCACCGCGCTCATCACCGCCATCGGCATCTCGTTCGCGCTGTCGTACGGCTTCCAGCTGGACATCGGGTTCCTGCCGGGCGCGTCCCCGCGCGCCTTCCCGGAGGTCATCGTCCCGAGCGAGTGGTTCATCGTGGGCGACCGCGACGTGGTGGTGTGGAACTGGCAGGTCATCAGCTTCCTCATCGCGGTGGGGCTGATGGCGGCGCTCCAGTTCCTCGTGTACCGGACGCGCTTCGGCAAGGCGATGCGCGCGGTGTCCTGGGACCACCGCACCGCGGCGCTGATGGGCATCCCCACCGACCGCATCATCGCGCTGACGTTCATGCTCTCCAGCGCGCTGGCGGCGGGCGCGGGCCTGCTCTACGCCATCAAGGACACGTCCGTGAGTCCCCTCATGGGCCTGTACGTGGGCCTCAAGGCCTTCGTGGCGGCGGTCATCGGCGGCATCGGCAACGTGCCGGGCGCCGTGGTGGGCGCGCTGCTGCTGGGGCTGGTGGAGGAGTTCGTCGTGGGCTACGCGGCCAGCACCTGGCGTGACGCGGTGGCCTTCGGCTTCCTCATCCTGGTGCTGCTGGTGAAGCCGGGCGGCCTCTTCGGCCGGGTCGCGGCGGAGAAGGTCTGA
- a CDS encoding ABC transporter substrate-binding protein, producing MRRLAPMLLAALAVLAAACEKKTQPTGEAGGQAPAQTQAPAQGGTPPVGDDVIVLGEVGALTGGQATFGISTRNGVALAVKEANAEGGVKGKKLVVRVYDDQSKPEEAAQAVTRLITQDKVVLILGEVASSSSLAMAEKAQAAGVPMITPSSTNPSVTAKGDNIFRVCFIDPFQGFVMAKFARENLKLNKVAVLQDNKSAYSIGLTEVFRQKFAELGGKITVTESYSQGDTDYRAQLTAIKKTQPEGIYVPGYYSEVGVIARQARELGLKVPLMGGDGWDSEKLFELGGSAIDGSYFSNHYSPDNPDARVKKFIADYKADYNGAVPDALAALGYDAARVAIDALKRAPDTSGPALRAAIAQTRDFPGVAGTITLDAQRNAVKSAVVLKVEDGKSTYVTTISP from the coding sequence ATGCGACGACTTGCCCCGATGCTCCTCGCCGCGCTCGCCGTCCTGGCGGCCGCTTGCGAGAAGAAGACGCAGCCCACGGGAGAGGCGGGAGGCCAGGCCCCGGCGCAGACGCAGGCCCCGGCCCAGGGCGGCACGCCCCCGGTGGGCGACGACGTCATCGTCCTGGGCGAAGTGGGCGCGCTGACGGGCGGCCAGGCCACCTTCGGCATCTCCACCCGCAACGGCGTGGCGCTGGCGGTCAAGGAGGCCAACGCGGAGGGCGGGGTGAAGGGCAAGAAGCTGGTCGTCCGCGTCTATGACGACCAGAGCAAGCCCGAGGAGGCGGCGCAGGCCGTCACCCGGCTCATCACCCAGGACAAGGTGGTGCTCATCCTGGGCGAGGTGGCCAGCTCCAGCTCGCTGGCCATGGCGGAGAAGGCGCAGGCGGCTGGCGTGCCCATGATCACCCCGTCGTCCACCAACCCCTCCGTGACGGCGAAGGGCGACAACATCTTCCGCGTCTGCTTCATCGACCCGTTCCAGGGCTTCGTGATGGCGAAGTTCGCGCGGGAGAACCTCAAGCTCAACAAGGTCGCGGTGCTCCAGGACAACAAGAGCGCCTACTCCATTGGCCTCACGGAGGTGTTCCGCCAGAAGTTCGCGGAGCTGGGCGGGAAGATCACCGTCACGGAGAGCTACAGCCAGGGCGACACGGACTACCGCGCGCAGCTGACCGCCATCAAGAAGACGCAGCCGGAGGGCATCTACGTGCCGGGCTACTACAGCGAGGTGGGCGTCATCGCCCGCCAGGCGCGCGAGCTGGGCCTGAAGGTGCCGCTGATGGGCGGCGACGGCTGGGATTCGGAGAAGCTGTTCGAGCTGGGCGGCAGCGCCATCGACGGCAGCTACTTCTCCAACCACTACTCGCCGGACAACCCGGATGCGCGCGTGAAGAAGTTCATCGCGGACTACAAGGCGGACTACAACGGCGCGGTGCCGGACGCGCTCGCGGCGCTGGGCTACGACGCCGCGCGCGTCGCCATCGACGCGCTGAAGCGCGCCCCGGACACCAGCGGCCCCGCGCTGCGGGCGGCCATCGCGCAGACGCGCGACTTCCCGGGCGTGGCGGGCACCATCACGCTGGACGCCCAGCGCAACGCCGTGAAGTCCGCCGTCGTCCTCAAGGTCGAGGACGGCAAGTCCACCTACGTCACCACCATCTCACCGTAA
- a CDS encoding YsnF/AvaK domain-containing protein — protein MMIKRSDIKEGMTVKSIDGEKLGKVFAVSDGEFHIEKGMFFPKDYLVRYAEVSDIRNGEIYLNHGREALSGLADGGTLAGQGNGALGATAATAGGIGAGLKTGAQKTVEVTRTGAEKVGLRERELRTDVRGTERIASDDVTLRTHHEELGVQKRERRAGEAQVRKIVVEEMKSVEVPLRHEEVEVVRRAVKDSTPDDRAEFREETIRIPLSAEEAELTKRAYTDEEITIHKRPIEERRRMEGRVRHEELGGVEVVRTEADLDEETRRTGYSANPEVDPLKRT, from the coding sequence ATGATGATCAAGCGCAGCGACATCAAGGAAGGGATGACGGTCAAGAGCATCGACGGCGAGAAGCTGGGCAAGGTGTTCGCCGTGAGCGATGGCGAGTTCCACATCGAGAAGGGCATGTTCTTCCCGAAGGACTACCTGGTCCGCTACGCGGAGGTGAGCGACATCCGCAACGGGGAGATCTACCTCAACCACGGCCGCGAGGCGCTGAGCGGGCTCGCGGACGGCGGCACGCTGGCGGGCCAGGGCAACGGCGCCCTGGGCGCGACGGCGGCGACGGCGGGAGGCATTGGCGCGGGCCTGAAGACAGGCGCCCAGAAGACGGTCGAGGTCACCCGGACGGGCGCGGAGAAGGTGGGCCTCCGGGAGCGCGAGCTGCGCACCGACGTGCGAGGCACCGAGCGCATCGCGAGCGACGACGTCACGCTGCGCACCCACCACGAGGAGCTGGGCGTCCAGAAGCGTGAGCGCCGGGCGGGCGAGGCCCAGGTGAGGAAGATCGTCGTGGAGGAGATGAAGTCCGTGGAGGTCCCCCTGCGCCACGAGGAGGTGGAGGTGGTGCGCCGCGCGGTGAAGGACAGCACGCCCGACGACCGGGCGGAGTTCCGCGAGGAGACCATCCGCATCCCCCTGAGCGCGGAGGAGGCGGAGCTCACCAAGCGCGCGTACACGGACGAGGAGATCACCATCCACAAGCGCCCCATCGAGGAGCGCCGCCGCATGGAGGGCCGCGTCCGCCACGAGGAGCTGGGCGGCGTGGAGGTGGTCCGCACCGAGGCCGACCTGGACGAGGAGACGCGTCGCACCGGCTACAGCGCGAACCCGGAGGTCGATCCGCTCAAGCGCACCTAG
- a CDS encoding serine/threonine-protein kinase: MAFQSPEEELAFLRGLTAVNRMADDILEDCLERGLDLDTGLDVFLTQCARMVHARAGFVSLRGTRGPVLTRVLGELGVDVFEAAHWSGPKRLGEGRMLFCQQLTLGRLNLGGLGLVVEGAFEDGGARVMGLVEAIGEQLDSAVLSFLALTDGRGPLERLDDLDVEGTPVHRGRIGRYEVVKPLGTGGMAQVLVARTRGPEGLGRLVALKRILPHLTAQPEMVQQFLDEARIGLRLSHPNLVHVYDFGEAQGAYYMAMELVNGVDLDRLLRALKGPLEPAVASAVVSQALMGLHAAHALRGEDGAPMDLVHRDLSPHNLMVAFDGQVKVLDFGVAKVRAQRTVTLPGIVKGKPLYMSPEQALGQRLDARSDLFSMGLILYQALTGRRAFEREDELATMKAICQEKLMRPAEVPVPLWNVLSVALSKAPESRFDSAHAMADRLTAACPPARDTALAALTARLFPERLRESQRLETAVVDRARELPTRATPASRQRGGR; encoded by the coding sequence GTGGCTTTCCAATCCCCGGAAGAAGAGCTCGCCTTCCTGCGCGGCCTGACGGCCGTGAACCGGATGGCCGATGACATCCTCGAGGACTGCCTGGAGCGGGGGCTGGACCTCGACACAGGGCTGGACGTGTTCCTCACGCAGTGCGCCCGGATGGTGCACGCGCGGGCGGGCTTCGTGTCCCTCCGGGGCACGCGCGGGCCGGTGCTGACGCGGGTGCTGGGGGAGCTGGGCGTGGACGTCTTCGAGGCGGCGCACTGGAGCGGCCCGAAGCGGTTGGGGGAGGGCCGGATGCTCTTCTGCCAGCAGCTCACCCTGGGGCGGCTGAACCTGGGCGGGCTGGGGCTGGTGGTGGAGGGCGCCTTCGAGGACGGCGGCGCGCGGGTGATGGGGCTGGTGGAGGCGATTGGCGAACAGCTGGACTCCGCGGTGCTGTCCTTCCTGGCGTTGACGGACGGGCGGGGGCCGCTGGAGCGGCTGGACGACCTGGACGTGGAGGGCACGCCCGTCCACCGCGGGCGCATTGGCCGCTACGAGGTCGTCAAACCCCTGGGCACGGGCGGCATGGCGCAGGTGCTCGTCGCGCGCACGCGCGGGCCGGAGGGGCTGGGGCGGCTGGTGGCGCTCAAGCGCATCCTGCCGCACCTGACGGCGCAGCCGGAGATGGTGCAGCAGTTCCTGGACGAGGCGCGCATCGGCCTGCGGCTGTCGCACCCCAACCTCGTGCACGTCTACGACTTCGGCGAGGCGCAGGGCGCGTACTACATGGCCATGGAGCTGGTGAACGGCGTGGACCTGGACCGGCTGCTGCGCGCGCTCAAGGGGCCGCTGGAGCCCGCGGTGGCGTCCGCCGTGGTGTCGCAGGCGCTGATGGGGCTGCACGCCGCGCACGCGCTCCGGGGGGAGGACGGCGCGCCCATGGACCTGGTGCACCGCGACCTGTCGCCGCACAACCTGATGGTGGCCTTCGACGGACAGGTGAAGGTGCTGGACTTCGGCGTGGCCAAGGTGCGCGCGCAGCGCACGGTGACGCTGCCGGGCATCGTGAAGGGCAAGCCGCTCTACATGTCCCCGGAGCAGGCGCTGGGCCAGCGGCTGGACGCGCGAAGCGACCTGTTCTCCATGGGGCTCATCCTCTACCAGGCCCTCACCGGCCGCAGGGCCTTCGAGCGCGAAGACGAGCTGGCCACGATGAAGGCCATCTGCCAGGAGAAGCTGATGCGGCCCGCCGAGGTGCCGGTGCCGCTGTGGAACGTGCTGTCGGTGGCGCTGTCCAAGGCCCCCGAGTCCCGCTTCGACAGCGCCCACGCCATGGCGGATCGCCTGACGGCCGCGTGTCCCCCCGCGCGCGACACGGCGCTGGCGGCCCTGACGGCCCGGCTCTTCCCGGAGCGGCTTCGCGAATCGCAGCGGCTGGAGACCGCCGTCGTGGACCGGGCGCGGGAGCTGCCCACCCGCGCGACGCCGGCCTCCCGCCAGAGAGGCGGGCGGTGA
- the dnaK gene encoding molecular chaperone DnaK yields the protein MAKVIGIDLGTTNSCVAVMEGGEPVVIPNSEGSRTTPSMVGFTDSGERLVGQIAKRQAITNPENTVFAAKRLIGRKYDSPEARKAIGVSSFKVAPSPNGDAWVEIRGKGYSPPEVSAIVLMKMKQTAEDYLGEPVTEAVITVPAYFNDSQRQATKDAGRIAGLNVLRIINEPTAAALAYGLDKVKDSATERIAVYDLGGGTFDISILELNAGVFEVKSTNGDTFLGGEDFDQRLIDYLAKRFAEQNNGMDLRKDRMALQRLKEAAERAKHELSSAPETEVNLPFITADASGPKHLTETVDRSTFEALVADLIDRSIEPCRIALKDAGVTAQAINQVLLVGGMTRMPRVQQKVKEFFGKEPHKGINPDEVVAVGAAIQGGVLKGEVKDVLLLDVTPLSLGVETAGGVFTKIIDKNTTIPCKKGQVFSTAVDNQPLVSVHVLQGEREMAADNKTLARFELVGIPPAPRGVPQIEVSFDIDANGIVHVSARDLGTGKQQQVRVVGNSGLSEAEIQAMISDAQSHSADDKKKKELAELRNNADGLIYTTEKSLEEYANLLSEKDRGEIQADLERLRSVLNTSDVGTLREAFQRLEGSAYRIADAIYTDQAKSG from the coding sequence ATGGCGAAGGTGATTGGAATCGACCTGGGCACCACCAACTCCTGCGTCGCCGTGATGGAAGGCGGCGAACCGGTGGTCATCCCCAACAGCGAAGGCAGCCGCACCACGCCCTCCATGGTGGGCTTCACCGACTCCGGTGAACGCCTGGTGGGGCAGATCGCCAAGCGGCAGGCCATCACCAACCCGGAGAACACGGTCTTCGCGGCCAAGCGCCTCATCGGCCGCAAGTACGACTCGCCAGAGGCGAGGAAGGCCATTGGCGTCTCCTCCTTCAAGGTGGCGCCCAGCCCCAACGGCGACGCGTGGGTGGAGATCCGCGGCAAGGGCTACAGCCCGCCGGAAGTCAGCGCCATCGTGCTGATGAAGATGAAGCAGACGGCGGAGGACTACCTGGGTGAGCCCGTCACCGAGGCCGTCATCACCGTCCCCGCGTACTTCAACGACAGCCAGCGCCAGGCCACCAAGGACGCGGGCCGCATCGCGGGCCTCAACGTCCTGCGCATCATCAACGAGCCCACGGCCGCGGCGCTCGCGTACGGCCTGGACAAGGTGAAGGACAGCGCCACGGAGCGCATCGCCGTCTACGACCTGGGCGGCGGCACGTTCGATATCTCCATCCTGGAGCTCAACGCCGGCGTCTTCGAGGTCAAGAGCACCAACGGCGACACGTTCCTGGGCGGCGAGGACTTCGACCAGCGCCTCATCGACTACCTGGCCAAGCGCTTCGCCGAGCAGAACAACGGCATGGACCTGCGCAAGGACCGCATGGCGCTCCAGCGCCTGAAGGAAGCGGCCGAGCGCGCCAAGCACGAGCTGTCCAGCGCGCCGGAGACGGAGGTCAACCTCCCGTTCATCACCGCGGACGCGTCCGGCCCCAAGCACCTCACGGAGACCGTCGACCGGTCCACCTTCGAGGCGCTCGTCGCGGACCTCATCGACCGCTCCATCGAGCCGTGCCGCATCGCGCTCAAGGACGCGGGCGTCACCGCGCAGGCCATCAACCAGGTCCTCCTGGTGGGCGGCATGACGCGCATGCCGCGCGTGCAGCAGAAGGTGAAGGAGTTCTTCGGCAAGGAGCCCCACAAGGGCATCAACCCGGACGAGGTCGTCGCCGTGGGCGCGGCCATCCAGGGCGGCGTGCTCAAGGGCGAGGTGAAGGACGTCCTCCTCCTGGACGTCACGCCCCTGTCGCTGGGCGTGGAGACCGCGGGCGGCGTCTTCACGAAGATCATCGACAAGAACACCACCATCCCCTGCAAGAAGGGCCAGGTGTTCTCCACCGCGGTGGACAACCAGCCGCTCGTGTCCGTGCACGTCCTCCAGGGCGAGCGCGAGATGGCGGCGGACAACAAGACGCTGGCGCGCTTCGAGCTGGTGGGCATCCCGCCCGCGCCCCGCGGCGTGCCGCAGATTGAAGTGTCCTTCGACATCGACGCGAACGGCATCGTGCACGTGAGCGCGCGCGACCTGGGCACCGGCAAGCAGCAGCAGGTGCGCGTGGTGGGCAACTCTGGCCTGTCGGAGGCGGAGATCCAGGCGATGATCTCCGACGCCCAGTCGCACTCCGCGGACGACAAGAAGAAGAAGGAGCTGGCGGAGCTGCGCAACAACGCGGACGGGCTCATCTACACCACGGAGAAGAGCCTGGAGGAGTACGCCAACCTCCTGTCGGAGAAGGACCGCGGCGAGATCCAGGCGGACCTGGAGCGCCTGCGCTCCGTGCTCAACACCTCCGACGTCGGCACCCTGCGCGAAGCCTTCCAGCGCCTGGAGGGCAGCGCCTACCGCATCGCGGACGCCATCTACACCGACCAGGCCAAGTCCGGCTGA
- the grpE gene encoding nucleotide exchange factor GrpE has protein sequence MSGTNDKGSIQTDIGQDVIDDAVRSVERRLDHDGDNAGVEVELDVSAPPADDPAPTPEVAPPTEDAAALRQEVESLRAQLEFSQAKARETLERLKEAHERAKDFQERALRSAADLENYRKRAQKEKEDVQKFGVEKLLKDLLPVVDNMDRALDAAGKSTDFDSFQKGVAMTRKSFEDALARHGVKGFSAKGLPFDPRLHEAIQQVETADVPAGHVVYEVTRGFNLNDRLVRPAMVVVARAPEAAAAPAPAAPASTEAAVEGGGAASADSESSSGGSQ, from the coding sequence GTGTCGGGTACCAATGACAAGGGCAGCATCCAGACGGACATCGGGCAGGACGTGATCGACGACGCGGTTCGCAGCGTCGAGCGTCGGCTGGACCATGACGGGGACAACGCGGGCGTGGAGGTGGAGCTGGACGTCTCCGCCCCGCCCGCCGACGACCCCGCCCCCACCCCCGAAGTCGCTCCCCCCACCGAGGACGCGGCCGCGCTCCGCCAGGAGGTGGAGTCGCTGCGCGCGCAGCTGGAGTTCAGCCAGGCGAAGGCCCGCGAGACGCTGGAGCGCCTGAAGGAGGCGCACGAGCGCGCCAAGGACTTCCAGGAGCGCGCGCTGCGGTCCGCCGCGGACCTGGAGAACTACCGCAAGCGCGCGCAGAAGGAGAAGGAGGACGTCCAGAAGTTCGGCGTGGAGAAGCTCCTCAAGGACCTGCTCCCCGTCGTGGACAACATGGACCGCGCGCTCGACGCCGCGGGCAAGTCCACCGACTTCGACAGCTTCCAGAAGGGCGTGGCCATGACGCGCAAGTCCTTCGAGGACGCGCTCGCCCGCCACGGCGTGAAGGGCTTCAGCGCCAAGGGGCTGCCCTTCGACCCGCGCCTGCACGAGGCCATCCAGCAGGTGGAGACCGCCGACGTCCCGGCGGGCCACGTCGTCTATGAAGTGACGCGCGGCTTCAACCTCAACGACCGGCTGGTGCGTCCCGCGATGGTCGTGGTCGCCCGTGCGCCGGAGGCCGCCGCGGCGCCCGCGCCCGCCGCGCCCGCGTCCACCGAAGCAGCGGTCGAGGGCGGCGGCGCGGCATCCGCGGATTCCGAGAGTTCCTCCGGGGGGAGTCAGTAG
- a CDS encoding transcriptional regulator — MAEKWDRQLMDFLKRTGEDLKRTTDDLRGEAERLLKEVKDPEKQAKVKEGLVQLRTWATATTKTAAEKIETAVRRVETTVEEAFKPGSSASATPPAASESASEPPPAERPARAKASSATKAANKSIGRKKKTAGASAPAPKGARATKKSASKKTLGRKKPAPGA; from the coding sequence ATGGCCGAGAAGTGGGACAGGCAGTTGATGGACTTCCTCAAGCGCACCGGCGAGGACCTCAAGCGCACCACGGACGACCTGCGCGGCGAGGCTGAACGCCTGCTCAAGGAAGTGAAGGATCCGGAGAAGCAGGCCAAGGTGAAGGAGGGCCTCGTGCAACTGCGCACCTGGGCCACCGCCACCACCAAGACCGCCGCGGAGAAGATCGAGACCGCCGTGCGTCGCGTGGAGACCACCGTGGAGGAGGCCTTCAAGCCCGGCTCCAGCGCCTCCGCCACCCCGCCCGCCGCCTCCGAATCCGCCTCGGAGCCGCCCCCGGCGGAGCGCCCCGCCCGCGCCAAGGCCTCCAGCGCGACGAAGGCCGCGAACAAGTCCATTGGCCGCAAGAAGAAGACCGCAGGCGCTTCCGCCCCCGCGCCCAAGGGCGCCCGGGCCACGAAGAAATCGGCTTCCAAGAAAACGCTGGGCCGCAAGAAACCCGCGCCAGGAGCGTGA